caagagaaatTAGTTGTATGCCAGCACTAAAAACACGCAGTAACCGAAGGGTGTGTAGCGCTATATGATACAGTGTATGACTGTGGCAAATCAAATTATTTATCCGTCAAAATAACACTAAAATAAGAAAACTTCACCCTTCATTGGATTGGCGCAAGCGCAGAAatcctttcttcctccttcttcttcgcTGGGAGGTTTGGCGTGTTGCAATCAACTTGATAGGTGCATATCGCCACCTACTGTACTGGAGTGTGTAACTCAGGATGACTCgttcctttcttcctcctgtgGAAAATATGTAACAAACACAAGCGTCCCAGACACAATGCTGCCCTCTGGAGGAACTAAATGACGAGACAGTGGAAAATAAATTCAATGGACTACTGAatgaccagtgtgtgtgtatgtgtgtgtactttacAAGTATTACCTTGCAAGTattcttttaaaatgcatgGAAATTACTTTGCCAAATATAAATTactttgcaatatttaaatttaaatttaaattttttatttacctattttttggtagcggggacataaagaatttcactgcacattgtactgtgtatgattgtgtgtgtgacaaataaacctctTATATCTTGTATAACATAAAGTCTGTATCTGTTCTACATAAGGATCCTTTGGgtatgttttgtgttattttgaatgcagttgaagtgctagaaggCAACCGGATATCTTTAGCGTCCACGAAGTGTTAAAAGTGACCCTATGATGTCTTTATATCATAAAGTTCCACTGACCATCCTGGACAAACTCTGCACTCAGGAAACAGACGCACTTCTTATCAAACAATGTTAAAACATGCAGAAAGCgaaagtgtttttgaaatatttgagaATTTATTTTACTATGCTGACACAAACATTTGTCATGCAAATTAGCATAAACCACATATAGTTCAAGGGGGTCAGCCAAATACTCTGAAGGGTCCTCTGCagctcatttctctctctgtctgtgtcattcTAAATGAGCTCCTCCACTTCCAAAAAGGCTTTGCTATGAACCCTTACAAAATCTTCTATATTTGCAGCAGgtcatttgacatttgacactACTATAAGGTAGAGCaggtaatgaaaataatgagaacagaaatgctaaaaataaagatagatagatactttattgatcccgcgGGAAgttcaagcatccagtagcccattacagcagtgtaggtcAGTCAAGAGTAAAGCTTATAGCATTGCATGCTAGTCAGTTGAGGTTGTTCCGAGGAAATCTTTTCTGACTGGAAGATTTGTGGAAGATGATTTAAAAACCAACTAATTATACAACAAATAGAATTCAAATGGAAATTTAATGGTTCTTGTGGGAAAATTGTATTACAGTTCAatggaaaacagacagcagttgTAAGTATGAGACATGTTACAATATAGCAggatgacaaaatgaatgaaaataaatcaccaTACAGAGTGAAAATATTTATGAGTTTGGGGTGCAACATGCATTATTGTTTCCGGTCACAAGAAATTAAATACacatatctttctttttttctgaatcagCCTGTTCAAGCCCCTGAGGGTACATCATgagaacaaaactgcaaaagaaatgttcattttttaaaattaacgtttcttcattttctttaaaatattttttaaagaaaagaaaaatctttccATGGTCAGAttggtttctcttttttttctgtagctttgtttttttaaaatggaaagtTTGTCCTGTAGGTAAATCTGGAGATATCCCGTTTGCTAGGACTCCAAGCGATGAACAGCTCCTGCAGCATCCTGGCATCCTCCTCAGCATGATGAGCCGTGTAGGTCTTTCCCAGGAAATGGAGGACCAGTTGGGTCTGAGAATAACTTCTCAGACCAGGATAGACATTCTTGCTCAGCAGAAAGGTATCCAGAAACCCTGATACCACCTGCTGGAACTCCCTCTGGAGGGCAAGCTCTCGCAGCACCCTGGTGAGCACTGGCGCATCAAAATACCTTGCATTGTGGGCCACCAGCAGTACGGGATGGTGGAAGGATTTAAGGAAGGCAATGAAGGAGGTAAGAAGATTATAAAGGGAGGTGGTTTCCACCGGTACTCCCTGGAGATACAGGTCGCCACCATGGACAGTGAAGCCTGTGATTTCTGTGGCGCTCTTACTGAGGGCCTGGCTGGGGACAGTGTAGGCATTAAAGACCCTGTTTCCACAGATGGCCGCCAACTGGATGATGTCACACCTTGCAGTGTCTGAGAGTAGGGAAGAGATcaagaaaatatgaataaatattggTTCCAATATTCAAAATTATTAAGCCATTGTCTTTATCAGTCATTTTCACAGACATCCACTGACAGCATGATGTATAATACACAAAAgaaccaaagtgtaaaaataacaatttgtgGTTTGACAAGCGGTTACATGCTAGACTATTTGTGGGCTGGGAGCCCTGGATTTTGTCCAGGTCCAGGCTTGCAGCATCcccttgtttcctttctttttgctaagctaggctaactggcTTCACAAGAGaggtatcagtcttctcatgtAGCCAGAAAACAGATAAGGTTCAAAACTGAGTTGTGTAAGAAACTAATGACAAATAATTTTCAATTGGGCCACGGTATCAGCAGTCTCCAAGGTATAAATTCATTCTTAATGAAACTTTCCTTTAACGAAATCTCAGCTTCTAGTTTCAGTTTCTTGAAAAGTTAAAGTTAGACCCACCTCCTTTGACAGGAAGGGAAATTTTCACTGACACTAAACAACCAGCGCTGCAACCATTGACATATACTGTTTAACGATATATAAAGATGAATGACGCATTCCCACTTcttcccactgtacaaaagtgaagccaaaacaggATCAAGTTGACATCTCAGGCCATTTctataacatcaaataactaattaaaacctTATCAGAAAGTGTGATAACAGCTacctgaaatgacagaaaccatctttgggaaaattttatttgatgtttattttgggttttttttgtttggtccaagtcccatctgctaacatggtgGCGGAGAGGTTTATGAGctgcactgcagccagccagcagggggcgattCAGGTGTTCTGGATTCccttttggggagctctcatgtcatccattgTCAATGGCCACAACTAATGATTGTTTCCACTATC
This is a stretch of genomic DNA from Scatophagus argus isolate fScaArg1 chromosome 7, fScaArg1.pri, whole genome shotgun sequence. It encodes these proteins:
- the LOC124062492 gene encoding DNA polymerase III polC-type-like: MSTIIFFDLETTGLDTARCDIIQLAAICGNRVFNAYTVPSQALSKSATEITGFTVHGGDLYLQGVPVETTSLYNLLTSFIAFLKSFHHPVLLVAHNARYFDAPVLTRVLRELALQREFQQVVSGFLDTFLLSKNVYPGLRSYSQTQLVLHFLGKTYTAHHAEEDARMLQELFIAWSPSKRDISRFTYRTNFPF